Part of the Archocentrus centrarchus isolate MPI-CPG fArcCen1 chromosome 4, fArcCen1, whole genome shotgun sequence genome is shown below.
ATTAAATGCTAAAATTAAATGCTACACAAGGGAAAACAGAATGCCATCTCACATATAAACACGAGGCCCTACATGGCAGATATCATATTTACATATCATTACGTAACAGGATGGTTTCATAAAACCAAGGATCTGCAAAGTGATCCCCAATGAAACCTAAACTGCATGTAGGATGTGACTGTTCAGTACACAACAACAGCTCTTGGGCAGCTGTGAGCTAAGTATTGCAAGATGAAGAAACCGCCACACGATACAAGTAAAACAGAAATTGTGGACGAGAGCAGTTCTTCTCATGATTAAACTGAACATGTTGAACAGAttaacagctgggataagctccagcccaACTTtgaccctgaattagataagtggaagaaaaatggatggatggatagataaatGGGAAAAAACTACTGCTGAAATATGTAGCTCATTCATCCATAATGCTTTACTGAAAGCTAACACATGCACTGGATGATTTGATTATATGACAGCCATAAGTTACCTCAAACACAGGATCCCCAGTGAAACGACTTAAGGCAGCAAATTCCAGGATGATAGTTCCTGCGCACGCTGTGCAGGTGTCTGTTTCTGTGCCAGTCCTCGTCTCAGGCCCCCTGACACCATATTTCAAGTTCACCTGTCAAtcggaaagaaaaagaaaaacactaaaactCTGCTTTGAGAGACGCATTTGATCTTGCGAGAGGATTTGCATGAGAACGAGTCAGCCAAGAGAACGCCTGCATCTGAAAGCGGTGACAGCTGCGAGCAGAGCAGTGAAGCGGAAAATGGAACTATGTAACCGTGAAGTGACAGAATGCCCCAAGCAAATGTAGGTATCAGTTTGTTGTATATGCATAAACTCCAACATTTCCTTTGTAAAACATATAAGATAAAATGTATACTAGAGATTCTGTCTGAGatccaaggttttttttttttacttctttcaTCAGACAGACGTGGACAGACTCCATAAATGTGTCGCATATACTTCTTATTGAACAGTTTCTACAACAAGCGAGCAGTTGTCATCCTCCATGCCAGAGAACAACAATAatacttatttttaaaaaactacatTTGGAGGCTGAATAAAAGTGTGTCTCTGTCTCACCCTGGGATAAGGCAGGCCACTGCTCGTGTTGAACGCCGGCAGCAGTCGGAGCCCCAGGTCTTTGGCCATATGCAGGAGCTCATCCTGGTACCACTGCATGTGCTGACCTCCTTCCTTCAACATCACAGCCATGGCGTGTCCTCCCAGCAGACCTCtgattgcacacacacacacacaccagccacTGATTTCTTCTGTCTTTTGCCCATTTTGAATTCAGCTGTTCTGTTTGCATTATACTTTAAAATGTGTGACAGTAAAGAAGTACCAATCTCACCCAAGGACTCGAATGTTGGTTTCAAAGACCGACACGACAATGTCGTTGTCCAGCCTCACATCTGACAGGACTCGCCTCACTGCATCTTCAAATTCTGTTGTCTTATTTAAAAGCTGCAAGCAAGAAACGGTGGATGACTGTAATAATCAGGCTCAATTATACGtagtttaaatatgaaataaaatgcaCCGGATACTGTTCTGAAATTTGCTATGcatgacaaaatatggaataaTTTCTCCTACACAGCATGTAtatcttatttattatttttcattcttgTAAGACAAacaaatgtcaaaaacaaagtAAACTCACCACCAAAGTGTCCAGAGTGTCTATGAGGGTCAGAGAAAACCTAGCAGGGCGAAACAGTAACAATGTACCAAAAGTAACACTAATATTTACCTACAGGCACAACTTTCTGATGACCTCCAAAGTGACCACAactctttcatttttatttcagtagctttctttttttccttgcatACAGTAGTGTAGCTTACACTCCATTGTGCTTTgcagcttatttttatttttctagaaCTTATTCTTGGGCAATCCCttaactcttattttgaaaattcgGTCACTATTTAGCAGATAGCACCAGCCCTTCTTATCTAATTCTTCTCTACCAGTAGGTCAATCAGAGGGTCTAGACTGAGATGGTCTACACGCCAGTATGTTAAGTATATTAAAATTGcaactgtttgaaatggaacAGACAAAGGAGCCTTGTTCCTCAAAGAAACTgttaaaataattcagaaaTCAATCAAAACAGTATCACAATCATCACCTATCTTTAGTGATCTGTCCTCTGACATGTATGAGCAAAACACCTAGATCTGGTGTGGTTGTGTCTTAATGCCGTTATGTACAGGTCTATAACCTACATTATGAGTTCTACATTAATAATCTAGATCTGAAGAAACAAAGGTAGTTTGCTACTTACTTGCCAAGTGCATCGTCTATGTCTCCACGACTGGGTTCAAGCCCACGTACTCTTCCTCTGCACGTTAGAGGCATCAGCTCATCGGCTGGGTATGCATGGTCCtgggaaacacacaaacacactttagACAAAGTGCTGATCCTGTCGATCAGACCAAGGTCACTATATCTTTGCTGAGttgagaagttaaaaaaaaatctatgatcTAtagaacaaaaaatatatatatttgtaggTTCATAATTAACCAATAAGTATATTACATACTCATAATGTGAGCAGGGACCACAAAAGTCAACTTGTCTTCCCTTTTCTATTTACTCACCATATAATTCTGATATGCATGGTCAAACATCTCAACCACTTGGTTCCTTTAGTGAAACCAGAAAACAGACACACGTCAGTATGTATAATATCTGTTAAGGAGAGAAAAGGCATGTTTTTCTTCAACTCACCTCAACCTCTGCTTCTCCTCCCGTGACATGGCCTGTCCAAGGCTGCATAATGCTCCCAAGAGCATAAATGAGAACAGTACTGGCGGCATTGTGGCGTACGGAGAAAATTACAGTACAGTATCTAGTCTTTAAAACTACCCTAAACACCTTACACTGATAAAACAAACTTATGCCATCccattaattcatttttagcGTTGAGGTACTATTTACTGAGCAATGCTCAAAAATCAAAAGCCATCAAGAGTCAATTTATCTACTTACTCAATCAAACATTATCACAGTGATCACCTACCCTTAGCGATCTGAACGTAAAATGTGCATCCACAGCTAAAACTGCAGGTAAATAGCTTAATAGGAATGATTTGTCATTTCAAGTAACCAGATATCCAAGTCTAGCTGACAGAGATGTGCCAGCTATTGGTTGTAGTGGAAATGTGCGCCACGTCCTGGGAGCAGGTCCCTGTAGGTGACACACCTGTTTACTTTCCCAAGGTGTCACCTGAGCCGATTCTACACAGGATGTGTGACACGTCTGCATGCAGAACCCTGACGTTACATTTAAAACCCCATAAGACAAAACCCCGCTGAGTCAAACCAACCCAACTGGAAACTAGACCGCCCTTTTCCCAGATGTTTTCCTCACGCACCGGTGACCTGGGAAAGTTTCTCTTCAGTTATAATCTTTATAACTTACTGTTAGGCAAATCAGACAGCGCCGAGTTAACGGTCCTTAACTTATCCCTGTTTATAAGTCCTCTCCTCAAACCGCTCACTTACTCCAAACAAACAAGCtacaccaaattaaaccaagaGTCAAGTCAGCAGTTCCTTTTGATACCAGCTCTTAGTATCACCCGGCGTGTCAACCGCAAAGCTTATTAGTTGTGAGTTAATTATTTCCTCCTCCTGACAGCTCTCTTTCGTCGGCTACTCAGAAGAGCAGCCGAGCACTTGTTATTAGCCAAGTGGTGCTAACTAGCCGGGCAGGTGACAACAGGCGGCCCGAGAATACGAGACCCGTCGAAAAAACACCTGTCCATCGTTGAAAAATGGACGTAACCGGGTTATCTCCTCTATCTTTTCTGCGGTTATGTTAATAATTTCGCCGTAAGGTTGTGTTTCGCCAGGGTAGCCGCCGTCAAAAACCGGATGCTGTTGCGATGAAAAACGTCAACAACATCCGCTTCCTGGAAGAGTAGGAGGTGTatattttgggggggtttttttgttacGCTGTATTTTCCGTCAGGCTGAGAAATCGCTTAAGACAGCCCCACTGGGATTTGACAGTGTTACTCTAACTATGTCAGTAACCATCCTATCAGAGAACATATAAGCATACTTAGCTGATGAATGATGTCTGTGTGGGAGTTACACGTTTTAGACTGAAAATAATGACTACATGTCAAGGCGGAAGAGTTGCCTGAAAGTCAAAACTTAGGAACAGCAACACATGCTTAGCTCCATTGAGTTGCCCATAAAACCTCGGAAAAATTATAATCCCAGAGATTACACTTGCAATAACGAAGCTTATTCTGCAACACAATGCGCTTTTTATATCTATAATGATTATTAAtaccaagtaaaaaaaaaatgtacccaAACCATGCTCATTTTTTATGTGAATTCTcggttctgttttatttttgctttgctttgttggTTGACCATTGGTAACTTTTGCTTGTTTGACATGTCTTCTTTGCTCTCcgcatacaaaaataaatatttcagttttgtggCTATTGTATGATTGTACGCCCATGTGCAAagattattcttatttttaactACTTTGCCTGCACGAGCTCGTAGCcccataattttaaaatatccTGAAGGCATATAAAGTTTTgtgaatggaagaaaaaaacaaacaaccacatTCAGTCCCATAAATACGTCTTAAACGCCACGAAAATGTTATATATGTGTTCGAATGCGAGCAGGCTGTTTTTAATATAACAGTCGATAAAGTTCATATTCATCTCGAGGAGTTTTCCCTTAAATAACTACATTTCCCATAGAGCTTTGCGGTGTCACTGCTCAGACGAGCATTTCAGCAAAACCCTGGCGATCGCTTGGTCACAGCGTCCCAGAAAAGTAGTTATAACCCGTACCCCACTtcctttaaaagaaaatctatGCTAACGGCTCACAGAAGGAGAGACCTCACAGGTAAGCTGGAGATTTACTTTGGATTTCTTTTCGATGCTAATAAAATTTCCTTTTCATTAGTAAAATAGCATACAGCCCATCTCTTGTTTGCGTACCATACCGACAGCGAGCGATGTAATATCGAGTTTTCAAGGTATCTGCTGTGAGCTTAAACAGTGCCCTGATGTTAAAGGTTATAATTAggcaaaacatgttttttgttctgtgtCATTTCCTTTGTATTTCCCTCTGTGTCAGAACATTATGTCCGCCATGGCTCCTGCCGCAGACAAAAACCTGACAGGACTTGTTGCAGCCACATTTACTCCGATCACCGCGCTAGGGTAAGGAGATCTCGAAAAACTCACTTCCTCCTGTCGGTCCGTGAACCCAGTGCGTGAGTTGTTTGTGACTGTACACATTTAATTCCCCTGTAAGAAGTGTGTGAGATATATAAAAACCGTGGGTGGGTGCGTGGGTGGAGGACAGGCAACGTACACACCTGTATATTTGCAGTAGTACAGCATGTCAGGTGTTCTTTTTTTGCCACATGTGTAGGCCTATATTTTTCACATTCTCCCAAAACAGTGAAATCAACCTATCAGTGATTGGACCTTATATTGACTACTTGAAAGAGAAGCAAGGTGTAAATAGCGTGTTTGGTAAGTTTACAAGAGGATTCtttcttttatatttgtaattttctgtgttcccacctgCACGATTTACCCTGTTGATTTATAGACATATTGTCATTATACTGTAATAGATGTGTTGCTCCTTTGTTAACCATGTCAGTCCTCTTCACTGGTGTAAAAGTATTTTAAAGGTTACTTTTAAACATAGTTACAGTTATATATTTATCAGAATACTTGCCTTAGCCAGTTAGTTACTTCTCCAGTAATCCAACTTAACTATACATTATTGATTTCTTATAATAatcctaaaataaataattaattgatGATTCCCTGTGAGTGTAATTATTTAATAACTAGATTTTTGgaaactttaattaaaatgactgaCACGGGATTTTTTTGTCATCAGTTTTagttgaatgtgctgaatgCATTACCTTTATCCCATGTATCATAGCCCTACAAGGATCCAACACTGCATAGGGTGCATTCACTCTGGCACAATGACAAAATAAAGATGGGTAGTGAAGTTTGGCTGGaggcaaaaaagaaagcaatcTTGGCATTTGAACATCTCCTCGTGCAGTCTAGATGGCAGCAATATAATGCAGTTTCCAgctcaaataaaacagaagtgaACATGCTGTGTCAGATCCATGAAGCAGAAAGACAGGGCCTATGGCACAAATACTGTGCCATTGCTCCACCAGTGAAAAAAGCCTGACAGGGTGCCTTTTTCAGTGCTACTGTTTAGCTGTTGATGAAAAGCAATGTAATAATTTtcctggaaaaggaaaaaaaaaagttttcaggtACATTGATCTTTACACTTCTAATTTGTACTCATAGTTAATGTGTTCTTCTTCGGTAAAGACACTGATATTTGAAATTTCTGCTGAAGCCAGAACAGTTACACAGTATTCAGTGTACATATTTAGAGAGTGTAAAGATCCCACCCTTTTCTCTGCATAGCTCAAGTTTAATCTGTCTTCCCTGTGAGCTAGACATGACTGCTTCAGTTTCCACTTTACTGAAACCCTGTGAGTCAATGGAGTTCAGCTTAAGCTTTTCTTCGTCTTAACGCCTCACTTCCGCTCTACTTTCTGTAAGCACTTACTCAGCAAAGGATGTTTGTGCTGATCTTTGTGCCTCATTGTGTTTTTATGGtctttcacctcttttttttccatttaatctCCCTATCATTGTCTGCACCACTGCTTATTAACCTTAAAAAAGTTTTGTGCTGGCAGAAGTTGCACACTCAGCAGTGTTTGGGGTAAATTCCATGATGACTAGGCCCCACCACAGGTTTCCTCATTTCTttccctgttttttgtttttgctccttTGCTGAGGTGGTTGGAGGTGGGCTGTGATTGTCTATATATGTCGTGCCATCCTTTTATGTCTATTTAATCACatgcttttttcttgtttttttttgttgttgttttttttccaagactTAGAATCTTTAGATTGTTATCTTTAAGTGTATTTAAGATACTTCAGTGATGTGGAAATCAGACAAAGGTTACTTGCTTACAGTGAACGGCACCACGGGAGAGAGCATGTCTCTCAGTGTGGAAGAGAGGAAGATCCTGGCTGAGGAGTGGTGTCAAAGAGCAAAGGGCAAGTAAGTCATCACGTGTGGTCTGGagatgggtgttttttttttgttgttgttgtttttttatttttactccacatatacaacaaaacaaaaattacattaaaaggaaaaaaaaccagGAGATGCACAATGCAGCTATTCTCTGATCTCATCAGAGTAGATTTGTGGGATAGgacaaaaacaagaattaataattattaaatcagtttaaaatgttGCATTATCTACTTTAACCACCGAGTCCCACTTGGTGGATaaggagatttttttaaatgttgagtATTATGCCTTAAAAGACATGTTTGGCAAATTTTCTCTCTCTAAAGGATGGATCAGGTGATTGTTCATGTTGGCTGCCTGAGTCTTAAAGATGCCCAAGAACTGGTGAGTTGTGCAATAATTCTATTTTCTATTGAGCTattgtgtgaaaatgtgtttttacaagATGCATTATACGTTTTGAGTTTAGCGCACAGGATTAAAATGGATTTTCCACCAGACTAGCCTGGACAGGCATATTTTCACCTTAACCAAGACTGATTTACTTTTAACTTGATGTATACAAGGCATGGGCATTAGATAAGTTTGGGCTCATGAAAGTCAAAGCAAAAGTAGGCTGATTTTTAAGCAGCTACTTCTCAGTACAGTATGTTTAGTCACTACATGTGCATTTAGATGCACTGCAATTAAAATGAATCCAGTAACTCTGGCTTCCACCGAGAAAACACCTTTGTTTCCAAAAGaggtttaattttgtttttctataaTGATAATATTACTACTAATAATTGTATAATAATAGTGctattactattactattaaTACTATTACTATATACTATTACTTTATATTAGTATATCCATCCATACATTCATGCATTTtcaattaaatgttatttttaattgcattattgaAATTTGGTGGAGTCACTGTGTTGCAGAATATTACTGGTTCCAGCCAGTGAATAATCTGTCCTGTATGACAGAATACTGTCATCTGCACACATCAGTTTCTGCtcataataaacaaaaagaacaacatGTTATTTAATGACATAAATAACATCACTAAATAATCACTTCAGTTTAAATGAATTCTTATTGATTGAGCAGGTCCTcctggtgtgtgttgtgtgtgataGTAGCTGCAATTCCAGTAGTGGAAGAGACACTTAGCAGCAGACTAGAATCAAGTacaacatttatacattttgtgTGTACATTCCAGTCACAATGTGATgcacagtttgtgctgctgtaacttTACAGTAGGGCTTCATTCATGATGTTACTAAGGTACGGTAACAACTTGCACATGTATAAAACGTATTTACCCAAAAGAGATCGTATACTGCACATAAAACATGCtgtcaataaataaattaataaaatctgtGTAAACGTGGCCAATTTTAAATCGAAACTGACAGGCCACAAATTTTCTTAGTCTTCATTGTCCTTCCTTCCAGGCTCGCCATGCAGCACAGATCGAGGCAGATGGTATAGCGGTCATTGCCCCCTCCTTCTTCAAGCCCAGCACTGCAGGTATGTGATGGTTTTAGTGGGAGAAGGACATGCATATTACAGCTTAACATccacttttacattttattcaccCATTTCATACACGACAACCTGTGAGCCTAAACAGAAATTTTCTTGTCACCCTGCTTCAGATGCTTTGAAGACGTTCCTCCGGGAAGTGGCTTCAGCTGCTCCAACTCTGCCCTTCTATTATTATCATATCCCATCAGTCACTGGTGTTAACGGTGAGCTGATCTGATAGTGGATTTTGACATTTCTAACTACAGTTAAATGTAAAGTGTCTTTATGAAAATGATGCAAATTTGCTTTCCTTTCTTCAGTGAAAGCAAGAGAACTAATAGAAAGCATTGAGAAGATGATTCCCTCCTTTAGAGGTGTGAAGTTCAGTGGGAATGACCTAATGGACTTGGGCCAGTGTATCAGTTACAGTCCGCCTCACTGGTCAGTCCTCTACGGCATGGATGAGGTCagcctttttcccttttttgtagCCTTTTGTGACTCTAACCTTGACTATAGCGCTATcctaaaatatttaattcattttacaatAGCAACTACTAGGAGCCCTGGCAATGGGAGCCCATGGAGCAGTTGGCAGGTCTGTGTATGATCTTTCATTTGCATAATGCTCTGTATTTATTAATTCTCTGTGTTAAATAGTtgtgcatgtcttttttctctctgcacaCAGTACATATAATTATATGGGATGTCATTTCAACAAGCTCATATCAGCGTTTGAAAAAGGCGATCTTGTCCAAGCCAGGACTATACAGGTACTGCCAGCCTCTCTGTGCTGTTGTTGCAGTTGTTCTCTGATAATTTGTTCCAATGTGTTGACATCTTAATCTGATTTCCACGAGCAGTTCAAGATGCAAGAGCTTCTGAGCTTTGCCATGAAACTCGGTGAGTGATGGCTTTGTCAAGATCGGTTCCACCAAATCAGATCTGATGTAGATATTCTCTAATGCTTTAACAGTCTGTTTTTCTACTCATATTAATGCTTTGTTGTCACTGACAGGTTTTGATGTAGGAGTTAACAAACAGCTGATGAATGAGCTGTCGGGCTTGGATCTGGGGCCCCCTCGGCTCCCGCTGATGACATGTGCTACTGCTCATGCTCTGGCCATCAAACAGAAATACAACAGCATCTTTCCTGAAGAATGATATGTTGGTGCTTGATTGTCAAACCTTGAAAATCCCTCATTCACTGTTCCCTTCATTGCTCACCTTATTCCAGTTATTAATCACCCAAACCATCCAGAAAGGGTTTCTCTATATTGTAAGGTATTGGCCTTGCTATCTGAAGTGTCCTAATTAATCCTGATATTAATTACTGAGTTTTGCAagatacagcactgtgcaaaagtcttgagccacccctcatttctttatatttgcttccaaaaaaaaaaaatcagactttcTTGAAATCTTTTAACAGTCATCAGTATATACAGGGGAGGTCAGGAGAaaggtacagcagtgagtgtctacaaccatctgtaaaacatggtggaggctctgtcatggtttggggcgaCATTTCactcagtggtgttggggatcttgtcaaaactgatggaattatgaacacagaaaagtactgtcCAGTTTTGACAGtacttttcttcctgtttcccttcctttgaGGCATGTGGAAAGTGTCTGAATGGCATTGgcttcagcatgacaatgatcccaaacacagtgcTGATACCAAGCATActtggataaaaataaaaaaaaactgatagtATTCCACACAGTGGTGCACTATCAGTCATGAATTGACCTTCACGGAGCCCAgatctcaacattactgaagcagtgtggaatcatctttgtacatgtttcaataaactgctggACCTCTTTCCCATTCtcctagcaaaatatgaagaaacgggggctcaaaacttttgcactgtattgtataaaataaaaaattttaaatgcttCAGTCATAGACTGTTTAGCTGCAACATTATAACCACTTGTTTAATATTATAAGGGTCTTACTTGTGCCACAAAGACACATCAAGCCATAGATAAGAGAGCTCTGGCCTGCGGTGTTAGATCTTAGTAAGCAGTGGGTTGCAGAGAGGGGTCTCCTTGGACTGGACTTGCTCCGTCACATCCAGCAGATGCTTGATCAGATTGGCATCTTCAAagctttttggttttggtttgtttgtttgtttgttttcatgttcttaGAGCCGTTTTCCGTTGTGTTGTGATGGGGCACTTTGTCCTGTTAAGGGAGGCTGCTGCAATCAGGAGGCATGTGCTTGGTTTGCAGCAGTGTTTAAGTGGTTGGTACATGTCAAACATTCAAATGCATACTAGGACCTGAGGTTTACCAGCAGAACATCGcattgtaacacacacacacacataaaaataaaaatctgttattCCATTCTCTTATGACTGGTTTTCATTTTGTAGCTGATCTGTTTTTACAACTACATGATGAATTTGTCATTAATCTCTCCTGAGATGTATACACACATTTTACTGATTTGCTGCACAGGAATAATTTTATGGGCATTCTCTGCTgacttcaaatatttaaactttttaatgtgcatccatccactttttttccacagttcAGAGTtgcgggggggaggggggggggggggggggggtgcttaaGCGGCTTTAATATGACCTGTTGTGTCAGACACTCCAAAGACACTAATTATAAAAGGGAGCATTAAGCACTTGAGAAATAAGAATCAGttaattgtttgtttatttttgttgtttgcattATGTCATGAAAAGAGAAATGCACTGTATCAtgattttttctttgtgtgattGTAACAATAACATTCAAACATTTGTAACTAATAAAAGGGCAGATCACTGCTGATTAACACTGATTGTGTTTCTCTCTTGTTCCCGAAATGTTTCAAATTCACAAGGTGATCAGCTCCGGTTCCCCGCACAAACATGGCGCTGCGTGTgtctttcagtgtttgtgtggacaaactgtgaaaaaataagtactcccttactgcttccataggaattaagagggtaagcatCAGCCAGGTGCTGCAAAGCACGTgcatttgattaattgatcattaCCAAGTTTGACCAATCTCTATAAAAGAAATgttggcagtttgcaggtctggagcatttAGGTGTTTAATATAGTGCCAGGAGTGGATGACCCAGCAAACTCATCCGAAATTGAGAGAAGCTGCAAAAAAATCAAGAGCAACAGCTCGGACTCAataggcctcagttagcatgttacaagttaaagttcatgacagtacagttagaaaaagactgaacaagtgtggcttgtttggagGGGATACTAGGAGAGAGCCTCTTAGAAGAACATACTGTAGCAGcacggcttaggtttgcaaaaattgcatctgaacaaaccacaagatttcTGGAACACTGTttgtttggacagatgagaacaACGTGAatatgtttggccataatgcacaaagCTGCATTTGGCAAACACAGCATACCAAATGTCAAACACAGTGttggagggctgatgatttggacttgttctgcagccacaggacttGGACATcttgcagttactgagtcaaccatgaactctgtATGCCAAAATATTCTATAGTAAAATGTGAGGCCAAAGTTCCTCCACAATGACATGAGAGACTAACAAAGGCATAGAGAAAATGATTGGTGATGATAAAGGTGGTTCTAAAATTTATTGAATCATGAGGTGTccttaatttttcacaggacGGCATAAAGTCCTGGGAAAACTGACTTTTTCACTTAACCTTCTGAGATATTTTAGTTTTTGCAGgttttttctagtttttccCCCAGTAAACAACAAATGTTTGTTAAGAGTTTCCGTTTATCCTGTAGCTCTGATGGTTCAGGTGAGGTTGGAAGATAGGGAGGGCTTTCTGTAAACAAGTGTAAATATGTGTTTGTTGCACGAGACAGCTCAGATTTTTGTCTACACATCATGGTTACGGTGTCTAATACTGAGACTTTCCCCCCCTGCTTTCTTGCTCTTTAGCTTGCTTTTCTCTTTGTCCTGAGGTTATACACATTGTATGTAAACAATACTTGGGTGCTTATTTGTACTAAATGATTATAAAGTGCAGCTCTGGTGTGATTTTTTCTTCTCCTGAAGACATTTGATTGTTTCAGGTAGTTTTTGCaggtttttttctaaagtctaattttatttttattccagttACTGGATTCAGCTTCTGCGTTAACCATCTCCTGAATACTTTGCACTTGTTTACTCATTCTTACTCATTCTTAGTCAGTCCCAGTCAGTTTGTTCATTGTGTCTGTTTACTTTCAAATCATTAAGAATATCAGGCAGTATTAAAAGCCTAAATGACTGGTTATTGtgtgctgcgtgtgtgtgtgtgtgtgtgtgtgtgtgtgtgtgtgtgtgtgtgtgtgtgtgtgtgtgtgtgtgtgtgtgtgtgtgtgtgtgcatgctaaGGAAAACTAGATCAAACTAGAATGACTTCACAAGATGCTAATcctctgtttgtctctcttAAACAATGTTTACTCAAGCAGTTTGTGCTGATTATATTGTCCAGGCCAGTGATACTGGAAGAGGTCAAAAAGGAGGACCTTTCTCAGTGAGCTTGCGGAGCTTTGCTCAGATGTGAAGCGAAGCATTTGTCACAGGCAgagctttttaattaaaaaagaaacaaaaaacattataaaagcATTATGGGACAAATGCTGCTCATTTGCACGAGAGGCCTGTTTCCATAACATA
Proteins encoded:
- the npl gene encoding N-acetylneuraminate lyase isoform X1 is translated as MSAMAPAADKNLTGLVAATFTPITALGEINLSVIGPYIDYLKEKQGVNSVFVNGTTGESMSLSVEERKILAEEWCQRAKGKMDQVIVHVGCLSLKDAQELARHAAQIEADGIAVIAPSFFKPSTADALKTFLREVASAAPTLPFYYYHIPSVTGVNVKARELIESIEKMIPSFRGVKFSGNDLMDLGQCISYSPPHWSVLYGMDEQLLGALAMGAHGAVGSTYNYMGCHFNKLISAFEKGDLVQARTIQFKMQELLSFAMKLGFDVGVNKQLMNELSGLDLGPPRLPLMTCATAHALAIKQKYNSIFPEE
- the npl gene encoding N-acetylneuraminate lyase isoform X2; amino-acid sequence: MSLSVEERKILAEEWCQRAKGKMDQVIVHVGCLSLKDAQELARHAAQIEADGIAVIAPSFFKPSTADALKTFLREVASAAPTLPFYYYHIPSVTGVNVKARELIESIEKMIPSFRGVKFSGNDLMDLGQCISYSPPHWSVLYGMDEQLLGALAMGAHGAVGSTYNYMGCHFNKLISAFEKGDLVQARTIQFKMQELLSFAMKLGFDVGVNKQLMNELSGLDLGPPRLPLMTCATAHALAIKQKYNSIFPEE